From Streptomyces cyaneogriseus subsp. noncyanogenus, the proteins below share one genomic window:
- a CDS encoding styrene monooxygenase/indole monooxygenase family protein encodes MRKILVVGAGQSGLQLALGLQSHGYEVTLMSNRTADEIRTGRVMSTQCMFHTALQHERDLKLNFWESQAPKIEGLGVSVAAPGSWAEGPAARAIDWVGKLDGYAQSVDQRVKMAGWMETFAQRGGQLVIHGAAVGDLDYFSRAYDLVLVSAGKGELVQMFARDPERSPYSEPQRALAVAYVHGMAPRPEHPDFDAVRCNLVPGVGELFIMPTYTLSGRADILFWEGIPGGPLDVFKDVKDPAEHLSLTLELMERYVPWEYARATKVELTDAGGTLAGRYAPTVRKPIGRLPGGGLVLGVADVVVANDPITGQGSNSASKCAAAYLASILEHGDKPFDGEWMQQTFDRYWETAQHVTKWTNTMLAPPPEHVLNLIGAAGQLQPVADRFANGFNNPADFENFFYDPQKTEGYLMEVSGAAGA; translated from the coding sequence ATGCGGAAGATACTCGTCGTCGGAGCCGGCCAGTCCGGTCTCCAGCTCGCCCTCGGCCTCCAGTCGCACGGGTACGAGGTCACCCTGATGTCCAACCGGACCGCGGACGAGATCCGCACCGGCCGGGTCATGTCGACGCAGTGCATGTTCCACACCGCCCTCCAGCACGAGCGCGACCTGAAGCTGAACTTCTGGGAGTCCCAGGCCCCGAAGATCGAAGGACTCGGTGTCTCGGTCGCCGCCCCCGGCTCCTGGGCGGAGGGCCCCGCGGCCCGTGCCATCGACTGGGTGGGCAAGCTCGACGGCTACGCCCAGTCCGTCGACCAGCGGGTGAAGATGGCCGGCTGGATGGAGACGTTCGCCCAGCGCGGCGGCCAGCTCGTCATCCACGGCGCCGCCGTCGGCGACCTGGACTACTTCTCCCGCGCCTACGACCTCGTCCTGGTCTCGGCCGGCAAGGGCGAGCTGGTGCAGATGTTCGCCCGCGACCCCGAGCGCTCCCCCTACAGCGAGCCGCAGCGCGCCCTGGCGGTGGCGTACGTCCACGGCATGGCCCCGCGCCCGGAGCACCCGGACTTCGACGCGGTCCGCTGCAATCTGGTGCCCGGCGTCGGCGAGCTGTTCATCATGCCGACCTACACCCTCTCCGGGCGGGCCGACATCCTGTTCTGGGAGGGCATACCCGGCGGCCCGCTCGACGTCTTCAAGGACGTCAAGGACCCGGCGGAGCACCTCTCCCTGACCCTGGAACTCATGGAGCGGTACGTCCCCTGGGAGTACGCGCGGGCCACCAAGGTCGAACTGACCGACGCCGGCGGCACCCTCGCCGGCCGCTACGCCCCCACCGTCCGCAAGCCGATCGGCCGGCTGCCCGGCGGCGGGCTGGTCCTGGGCGTCGCCGACGTGGTCGTGGCCAACGACCCGATCACCGGCCAGGGCTCCAACTCGGCGTCCAAGTGCGCCGCCGCCTACCTCGCCTCGATCCTGGAGCACGGCGACAAGCCGTTCGACGGGGAGTGGATGCAGCAGACCTTCGACCGCTACTGGGAGACGGCCCAGCACGTCACCAAGTGGACGAACACCATGCTCGCCCCGCCGCCGGAGCACGTCCTGAACCTGATCGGCGCCGCCGGCCAGCTCCAGCCCGTCGCGGACCGCTTCGCCAACGGCTTCAACAACCCGGCCGACTTCGAGAACTTCTTCTACGACCCGCAGAAGACCGAGGGCTACCTGATGGAGGTCTCGGGGGCCGCGGGCGCGTAA
- a CDS encoding C40 family peptidase, with amino-acid sequence MSGNVLRLVCTAAVAAGLALAPPAPAPASADPAPGTRSVAELLTDLQRLYREAEKATEVYNATEERLTRQRAEVRRLDAALARTRSSLHEHREAAGLLARRQYQGHTDLSPYLRLLLARDPQHAVDQGQVIGRLARERAEAVARLTGSERKAGELARRAREALDDRLALAERRKKERDEVRRRLREVEKLLASLSARQLAALAELEQRGIARAQERFLASGVLGGDARPSAAGDRAVRFAVEQLGKPYVWGAEGPDAYDCSGLTSRAWARAGTAIPRTSQEQWARLERIELGELRPGDLVVYFPEATHVALYLGDGMVVQAPRPGARVKVSPIAANPVLGAVRPDPGGEPVRRYTPPRLPAGAAEGSHQGYAARYAPAAPETSIR; translated from the coding sequence GTGTCAGGAAACGTTCTGCGTCTGGTCTGCACCGCGGCGGTGGCCGCCGGGCTCGCCCTCGCACCACCCGCGCCCGCTCCCGCCTCGGCCGACCCCGCGCCCGGAACGCGTTCCGTCGCCGAGCTGCTGACGGATCTTCAGCGGCTGTACCGGGAGGCCGAGAAGGCCACCGAGGTCTACAACGCGACCGAGGAGAGGCTGACGAGGCAGCGCGCGGAGGTCCGGCGGCTGGACGCCGCGCTGGCCCGGACCCGGTCCTCCCTGCACGAGCACCGGGAGGCGGCGGGGCTGCTGGCCCGCCGGCAGTACCAGGGCCACACCGACCTGTCCCCCTACCTGCGGCTGCTGCTGGCCCGCGACCCGCAGCACGCCGTCGACCAGGGGCAGGTGATCGGGCGGCTGGCGCGGGAGCGCGCCGAGGCCGTGGCACGCCTGACCGGCAGCGAGCGCAAGGCCGGTGAGCTGGCCCGCCGGGCCCGCGAGGCCCTCGACGACCGGCTGGCCCTCGCCGAACGGCGCAAGAAGGAGCGCGACGAGGTACGGCGGCGGCTGCGGGAGGTCGAGAAGCTGCTCGCCTCCCTCAGCGCCCGGCAGCTCGCCGCCCTCGCCGAGCTGGAGCAGCGGGGGATCGCCCGGGCGCAGGAGCGGTTCCTGGCCTCCGGGGTGCTCGGCGGCGACGCCAGGCCGTCCGCGGCGGGCGACCGCGCGGTGCGCTTCGCGGTGGAGCAGCTCGGGAAGCCGTACGTGTGGGGAGCGGAAGGGCCGGACGCCTACGACTGCTCCGGGCTGACCTCCCGGGCCTGGGCGCGGGCCGGTACGGCGATCCCGCGCACCAGCCAGGAGCAGTGGGCGCGGCTGGAGCGGATCGAGCTGGGCGAGCTGCGCCCCGGCGATCTGGTCGTCTACTTCCCCGAGGCCACCCATGTGGCGCTCTACCTCGGCGACGGGATGGTGGTGCAGGCGCCGCGCCCCGGGGCCCGCGTGAAGGTGTCGCCGATCGCGGCCAACCCCGTCCTGGGCGCGGTCCGGCCCGACCCCGGCGGGGAGCCCGTGCGGCGGTACACGCCGCCGAGGCTCCCCGCGGGGGCGGCCGAGGGGTCCCACCAGGGGTACGCGGCCCGTTACGCGCCCGCGGCCCCCGAGACCTCCATCAGGTAG